In Pseudomonas sp. DNDY-54, a genomic segment contains:
- the clsB gene encoding cardiolipin synthase ClsB produces MNFHWRDGNRLQLLENGEEFFPAVFEAIAAAEKEVLLETFIFFKDKVGTELQQVLIAAAERGVSVDVTVDGYGSADLDGEFAAAMTRAGVRIHMFDPGKRLLGKRVNVFRRMHRKIVVVDGALAFIGGINFSADHLGDFGPAAKQDYAMQVEGPVVHDIHRFAISTIAPVQPNRRWWHRRVRTQSNGFVGVSRGEARALFVTRDNNDHRNDIEQHYLQAIRDARSRLLIANAYFFPGYRVLREIRNAARRGVRVRLILQGEPDMPIAKFGARMLYNYLMSDGVEIHEYCRRPLHGKVALADYEWSTVGSSNLDPLSLSLNLEANLIIRDHVFNRQLHEKLDQLLQEHCRRIPLERIIRGYWWRAPLAFLIFHFLRHFPQLVGFFPAHRPKLQLLDPEPLEPSPAPLQRDQQ; encoded by the coding sequence ATGAATTTTCACTGGAGAGACGGGAATCGTCTTCAGTTGCTGGAAAACGGAGAGGAGTTTTTCCCTGCCGTGTTCGAGGCCATTGCGGCCGCCGAAAAGGAAGTCTTGTTAGAGACTTTCATTTTCTTCAAGGACAAAGTTGGTACGGAACTACAACAGGTGCTGATCGCGGCAGCGGAGCGCGGCGTGAGCGTCGATGTCACCGTCGACGGCTATGGCTCAGCGGACCTCGACGGCGAGTTTGCGGCAGCGATGACCCGTGCGGGTGTGCGCATCCACATGTTCGACCCCGGCAAGCGTCTGCTGGGTAAGCGGGTCAACGTGTTCCGTCGCATGCACCGCAAGATCGTCGTGGTCGACGGCGCTCTGGCATTCATTGGCGGCATCAACTTTTCTGCGGACCACCTCGGCGACTTCGGCCCTGCCGCCAAGCAGGACTACGCGATGCAGGTCGAAGGACCCGTGGTGCATGACATTCACCGCTTTGCCATCAGCACTATCGCTCCGGTGCAACCGAACCGACGTTGGTGGCACCGCCGTGTGCGTACGCAAAGCAATGGCTTTGTGGGCGTCAGCCGTGGTGAAGCGCGGGCGCTGTTCGTCACTCGTGACAACAACGATCACCGTAACGACATCGAGCAGCACTACCTGCAGGCGATCCGTGACGCCCGCTCGCGGCTGCTCATCGCCAACGCGTATTTCTTCCCTGGCTATCGGGTGTTGCGGGAAATCCGCAATGCCGCGCGGCGCGGCGTCCGGGTCAGGTTGATCCTGCAGGGCGAGCCGGACATGCCGATCGCCAAGTTCGGCGCCCGGATGCTTTACAACTACCTGATGAGCGATGGCGTCGAGATTCATGAATACTGCCGTCGGCCGCTGCATGGCAAGGTGGCGCTGGCTGACTACGAATGGTCAACGGTAGGTTCCAGCAACCTCGATCCGCTCAGCCTGTCGCTCAACCTTGAAGCGAACCTGATCATCCGTGATCACGTATTCAACCGTCAGCTGCACGAGAAACTGGATCAGCTGTTGCAGGAACACTGCCGACGCATTCCGCTCGAGCGCATCATTCGCGGCTACTGGTGGCGCGCCCCGCTGGCCTTTCTGATCTTTCACTTCCTGCGGCATTTCCCGCAGCTTGTCGGCTTCTTCCCTGCCCATCGGCCCAAGTTGCAGTTGCTCGATCCCGAACCGTTGGAGCCTTCCCCGGCGCCCTTGCAAAGGGATCAACAATGA
- a CDS encoding lysylphosphatidylglycerol synthase domain-containing protein — MNESDTNKPASGWKRRWPLIKKILTYVFFILVAGLLIGLARNVDWNEVLTTLRNYDAKTLWMAGAAAFASYTVYCFFDVLGKRYAQHNLPVRQILPVTFVCYAFNLNLSAWVGGIALRYRLYSRLGLRASQITRVFTMSVLTNWLGYIWLAGLMFVMGWITPPDSWEIGHMALRVLGGGLLVLALVYLWACGFSKRRHWTIRKHEIHLPSLRLAAVQMLLGASNWALMALVVYFMLSQKAPYPEVLGILMISSIAGVIAHIPAGLGVIEAVFVAMLAGELSNGAIVAGLIGYRVVYFLVPLFFATILYVVLEARAKKLRSGNEAQPQPGDEQTEEHPPTAA, encoded by the coding sequence ATGAATGAGTCCGACACCAACAAGCCGGCCAGCGGCTGGAAACGTCGCTGGCCGCTGATCAAAAAAATCCTGACCTATGTCTTCTTCATTCTGGTTGCCGGCTTACTGATAGGCCTCGCACGTAACGTCGACTGGAACGAAGTGCTGACCACGTTGCGCAATTACGATGCGAAAACCCTGTGGATGGCCGGTGCCGCCGCCTTTGCCAGCTACACGGTGTATTGCTTCTTCGATGTGCTTGGCAAACGCTATGCGCAACACAACCTGCCCGTTCGGCAGATCCTGCCGGTGACCTTCGTCTGTTACGCCTTCAACCTCAATCTCAGTGCCTGGGTGGGCGGCATCGCCTTGCGCTATCGCCTGTATTCTCGCCTCGGTTTGCGTGCTTCGCAGATCACCCGCGTGTTCACCATGAGCGTGCTGACAAACTGGCTGGGCTATATCTGGCTGGCTGGGCTGATGTTCGTGATGGGCTGGATCACGCCGCCCGATTCGTGGGAGATCGGCCACATGGCGCTGCGCGTGCTCGGTGGTGGTCTGCTGGTCCTCGCGTTGGTTTATCTGTGGGCATGCGGATTCTCCAAGCGTCGGCACTGGACGATTCGCAAACATGAAATCCATCTGCCTTCCCTGCGGCTGGCTGCTGTGCAGATGCTACTGGGCGCGTCCAACTGGGCGCTGATGGCGCTGGTCGTCTATTTCATGTTGTCGCAAAAGGCGCCTTACCCCGAGGTATTGGGGATTCTCATGATCAGCAGCATTGCGGGTGTCATCGCGCACATTCCGGCCGGGCTCGGCGTGATCGAAGCGGTATTCGTGGCGATGCTTGCTGGCGAACTCAGCAACGGGGCCATCGTGGCCGGCCTGATCGGCTATCGGGTGGTATACTTCTTGGTGCCGCTGTTCTTCGCCACCATCCTGTATGTCGTCCTTGAGGCGCGCGCGAAGAAGCTGCGTTCAGGCAACGAGGCCCAGCCTCAGCCCGGCGATGAGCAGACTGAAGAGCACCCACCCACGGCGGCCTAA
- a CDS encoding zinc-dependent alcohol dehydrogenase has protein sequence MKAVVYHGIGDIRLEDVDEPRIEAPTDAIVRITASAICGTDLHFVRGTVSGMKPGTILGHEAVGIVEELGEDVRNLQIGDRVVIPSTIACGNCSYCRSGYFAQCDVANPNGKEAGTSFYGGPSATGSFHGLQAEKARIPFANIGLVKLPADVSDDQAILLSDIFPTGYFGAEMAEIRSGDTVAVFGCGPVGQFAIASAKLLGAGRVFAVDQYDDRLRMAQQQGAEIVDFNREDPVETLKRLTGGIGVDRVIDAVGIDAEHGCCGGKPADVEATGNAQWQPGDGPSQALEWAVQSLAKAGTLSIIGVYPPDAMTFPIGLAMNKNITMNMGNCHHRKYIPRLIEMIQARRIDPAKILTQVKPMTDAIAAFEAFDWRERGWIKVELQPQRSNPSGVGSEENVVDEAIADTFPASDPTSMQNPR, from the coding sequence ATGAAAGCAGTCGTTTATCACGGTATCGGCGATATCCGCCTTGAAGACGTAGACGAACCACGCATCGAGGCGCCGACCGACGCCATCGTACGCATCACCGCTTCGGCCATCTGCGGGACGGACCTTCACTTCGTCCGCGGTACGGTGAGCGGCATGAAGCCGGGCACTATCCTCGGTCACGAAGCCGTGGGCATTGTGGAAGAGCTCGGCGAGGACGTGCGCAATCTGCAAATAGGCGACCGCGTTGTCATCCCGTCAACGATCGCCTGCGGCAACTGTTCCTACTGCCGTTCCGGCTATTTCGCCCAGTGCGATGTGGCCAACCCGAACGGCAAGGAAGCCGGCACCTCGTTCTATGGCGGTCCGTCGGCGACCGGGTCCTTCCACGGGCTGCAGGCCGAAAAAGCGCGCATTCCCTTCGCCAACATCGGCCTGGTCAAGTTGCCCGCCGATGTCAGCGATGATCAGGCCATCCTGCTTTCCGATATTTTCCCGACCGGGTATTTCGGTGCTGAGATGGCCGAAATCCGCTCGGGCGATACCGTGGCGGTTTTTGGCTGCGGTCCGGTCGGCCAGTTCGCCATTGCCAGCGCAAAGCTACTCGGTGCCGGGCGCGTGTTTGCTGTGGACCAATACGACGATCGGCTTCGCATGGCGCAGCAGCAAGGCGCGGAGATCGTCGATTTCAACCGTGAAGACCCGGTCGAGACGCTCAAGCGGCTTACGGGAGGCATCGGTGTCGATCGCGTGATCGACGCGGTCGGCATCGACGCCGAGCACGGGTGCTGCGGCGGTAAGCCGGCTGACGTCGAGGCGACGGGGAATGCGCAATGGCAGCCGGGCGACGGGCCGTCGCAGGCGCTGGAATGGGCAGTGCAGAGCCTTGCCAAAGCCGGCACGCTGTCCATCATCGGAGTCTATCCACCGGATGCGATGACCTTCCCCATCGGCCTGGCGATGAATAAGAACATCACCATGAACATGGGCAACTGCCATCACCGCAAATACATCCCGCGGCTGATCGAGATGATCCAGGCACGGCGCATCGATCCGGCGAAGATCCTGACGCAGGTGAAACCGATGACCGACGCCATCGCGGCCTTCGAGGCGTTTGATTGGCGGGAACGCGGCTGGATCAAGGTTGAGCTGCAACCGCAACGCAGCAACCCGAGTGGGGTCGGTTCGGAGGAGAACGTGGTCGACGAAGCAATCGCCGACACCTTTCCTGCTAGCGACCCGACCAGCATGCAAAACCCGCGGTAG
- a CDS encoding endonuclease/exonuclease/phosphatase family protein, whose translation MNLDKNHPLDSSDLDAHMSTAVNAVRLLTVNTHKGFTALNRRFILPELREAVRSVSADVVFLQEVLGTHEKHAMKFHDWPKMSQYEFLADSIWTDFAYGRNAVYPDGDHGNALLSKFPITRYENLDISIAGPERRGLLHSVLQVPGHDEFHAICVHLGLRESHRQQQLTLLCELLDSLPKDAPVVVAGDFNDWQLKGAKVLDRCAGMHEVFAVSQGKVAKTFPARWPMLRLDRIYVRNATSHKARILGNKPWTHLSDHLPLAVEIHL comes from the coding sequence TTGAATCTGGATAAGAATCACCCGCTCGACAGCAGCGACCTGGACGCCCACATGTCCACGGCGGTCAATGCCGTACGCCTGCTGACCGTCAATACGCACAAAGGCTTCACCGCACTCAACCGTCGATTCATCCTGCCGGAACTGCGTGAAGCGGTCCGGTCGGTTTCCGCCGATGTCGTGTTCCTGCAGGAAGTGCTGGGCACCCATGAAAAGCATGCGATGAAATTTCATGACTGGCCCAAGATGTCCCAGTACGAATTTCTCGCCGACAGCATCTGGACCGATTTCGCCTACGGCCGTAATGCGGTCTATCCGGATGGTGATCATGGGAATGCGCTGCTGTCGAAGTTTCCTATCACGCGCTACGAGAACCTCGACATTTCCATCGCCGGCCCCGAACGTCGGGGCTTGCTGCACAGCGTGCTGCAGGTCCCCGGACATGACGAGTTTCATGCGATCTGCGTGCATCTGGGGCTGCGCGAAAGTCATCGCCAGCAGCAGCTGACCCTGCTCTGCGAGCTGCTCGACTCGTTACCGAAGGACGCACCGGTGGTGGTCGCCGGCGACTTCAATGACTGGCAGTTGAAGGGTGCCAAGGTGCTTGATCGCTGCGCGGGCATGCATGAAGTGTTCGCCGTTTCCCAAGGCAAGGTCGCAAAGACCTTTCCCGCGCGCTGGCCCATGCTGCGCCTGGATCGCATCTACGTGCGAAACGCGACGAGCCATAAAGCGCGAATTCTGGGTAACAAACCATGGACGCACTTGTCCGATCATCTGCCCTTGGCGGTGGAGATACACCTATGA
- a CDS encoding DUF72 domain-containing protein has translation MAAIHIGISGWRYAPWRGDFYPKGLTQKNELKFASRAVSSIEINGSFYSLQRPELYAGWYDETPKGFVFSVKAPRYITHILRLRDVEKPIANFLASGVLALKEKLGPMLWQFPPSFKFDPETFEAFLALLPHDTEAALAMAKGCEARMEGRSYLQIDRKRKLRHAVEIRNESFVDPAFVALLRKYNVALVVADTAGKWPYREDLTSDFVYIRLHGAEELYTSGYSEEALDNWCERIRRWHQGQQPDDAHLISTAKPPSRKARAVYCYFDNDVKVRAPYDARQLLRRLGLEENLETTPGHLEGALA, from the coding sequence ATGGCAGCCATCCATATTGGAATTTCAGGCTGGCGCTATGCACCTTGGCGAGGCGACTTCTATCCCAAGGGGCTTACCCAGAAGAACGAGTTGAAGTTCGCCTCGCGTGCCGTGAGCAGTATCGAGATCAACGGGTCCTTTTACTCGCTACAACGGCCAGAGCTGTACGCGGGCTGGTATGACGAAACGCCGAAGGGCTTTGTCTTCAGCGTCAAGGCGCCCCGCTACATCACGCATATCCTGCGGCTGCGGGATGTGGAGAAACCCATCGCGAATTTCCTCGCCTCCGGCGTGCTTGCACTGAAGGAAAAGCTGGGGCCGATGCTCTGGCAGTTCCCGCCGTCGTTCAAGTTCGATCCCGAAACCTTCGAGGCTTTCCTTGCCTTGTTGCCTCACGATACCGAGGCCGCGCTGGCCATGGCGAAAGGCTGCGAGGCGCGCATGGAGGGTCGCAGTTACTTGCAGATCGATCGCAAGCGCAAGCTGCGGCACGCCGTGGAAATCCGTAACGAGAGCTTTGTCGATCCGGCCTTTGTTGCGCTGCTGCGCAAGTACAACGTCGCGCTGGTGGTCGCCGATACCGCGGGCAAATGGCCGTATCGCGAGGACCTCACCAGTGACTTCGTCTACATCCGGCTACACGGCGCCGAAGAGCTCTACACCAGCGGCTACAGCGAGGAGGCGCTGGATAATTGGTGCGAACGCATCCGCCGTTGGCACCAGGGTCAGCAGCCGGACGATGCCCATCTCATCTCCACCGCTAAACCGCCGTCACGCAAGGCGCGAGCGGTGTATTGCTATTTCGATAACGACGTGAAGGTCCGAGCGCCTTACGACGCGCGACAACTGTTGCGCCGGCTCGGGCTGGAGGAAAACCTGGAGACCACTCCGGGCCACCTGGAAGGAGCATTGGCTTGA